In Kitasatospora sp. NA04385, a single genomic region encodes these proteins:
- a CDS encoding RimK family alpha-L-glutamate ligase, whose product MRFCFLVEEHYRNDGMPLAVVDHLRATGHRVDVLRPGADLLDLAKLVRSGKHDAWVLKTVSGGPGLGLLEAAAAAGLTTVNDARAIRPVRDKAQAAVVAALHGLPMPRTWAAADPAAFAAIGARHYPLVVKPADGSSGRAVHLVERPGQLAELAAPADGGLLIAQPYVPNDGCDLKVYCAGGEFFATRRTSPLHPHHPAVERPVPLPREVAALAAQVGEVFGLDLYGLDVLLGPDGPVVVDVNDFPSFRQVPRAVERVADAVVRLARTGSSWPTPGAAPLLTDAGLPDARAAR is encoded by the coding sequence ATGAGGTTCTGCTTCCTGGTCGAGGAGCACTACCGCAACGACGGGATGCCGCTGGCGGTGGTCGATCACCTGCGGGCCACCGGGCACCGGGTGGACGTGCTGCGGCCCGGCGCCGACCTGCTCGACCTCGCCAAACTGGTGCGCAGCGGCAAGCACGACGCGTGGGTGCTGAAGACCGTGTCCGGCGGCCCGGGCCTGGGCCTGCTGGAGGCCGCCGCCGCGGCGGGCCTGACCACCGTCAACGACGCCCGGGCGATCCGCCCGGTCCGCGACAAGGCGCAGGCCGCCGTGGTCGCGGCGCTGCACGGCCTGCCGATGCCGCGGACGTGGGCCGCCGCCGACCCGGCCGCGTTCGCCGCGATCGGGGCCCGCCACTACCCGCTGGTCGTCAAGCCCGCCGACGGCTCCTCGGGGCGCGCCGTCCACCTGGTCGAACGGCCCGGGCAGCTCGCCGAGTTGGCCGCTCCTGCGGACGGCGGCCTGCTGATCGCCCAGCCGTACGTGCCCAACGACGGCTGCGACCTGAAGGTGTACTGCGCGGGCGGCGAGTTCTTCGCCACCCGGCGCACCTCGCCGCTGCACCCGCACCACCCCGCCGTGGAGCGGCCCGTCCCGCTGCCGCGCGAGGTCGCCGCGCTGGCCGCGCAGGTCGGCGAGGTGTTCGGTCTCGACCTGTACGGCCTGGACGTGCTGCTCGGCCCGGACGGCCCGGTGGTCGTCGACGTCAACGACTTCCCGAGCTTCCGCCAAGTGCCGCGCGCCGTCGAGCGGGTGGCCGACGCGGTGGTCCGCCTCGCCCGCACCGGCTCCTCCTGGCCCACCCCCGGCGCGGCCCCGCTGCTCACCGACGCCGGCCTGCCCGACGCCCGGGCCGCCCGGTGA
- a CDS encoding SUKH-4 family immunity protein produces MATHTELTGLFGADGVARVPFDEALASGLSEADARTLSEVGVPAELPVVFSMSAPGEPEAFTLVPVDTGEEVVEVLCLGGPADSTGMRFCLDLADGYVILLDLGGDEPSAEIVNTTLADFVEFLYRFALRLVETAEADEPELDRYTAELRGALAARDPLALSDEESWWSMVFDRLLAPTR; encoded by the coding sequence ATGGCCACGCACACCGAACTGACCGGGCTCTTCGGAGCGGACGGGGTCGCCCGCGTCCCGTTCGACGAGGCGCTCGCCAGCGGCCTGTCCGAAGCGGACGCCCGCACCCTGTCCGAGGTCGGCGTCCCGGCCGAACTCCCGGTCGTCTTCAGCATGTCGGCCCCCGGCGAGCCGGAGGCGTTCACCCTGGTGCCGGTCGACACCGGCGAGGAGGTGGTCGAGGTGCTGTGCCTCGGCGGCCCGGCCGACAGCACCGGCATGCGCTTCTGCCTGGACCTCGCGGACGGCTACGTGATCCTGCTCGACCTCGGCGGCGACGAGCCGAGCGCCGAGATCGTCAACACCACGCTGGCCGACTTCGTCGAGTTCCTGTACCGCTTCGCCCTCCGCCTGGTGGAGACCGCCGAAGCCGACGAACCCGAACTCGACCGCTACACCGCCGAGTTGCGCGGCGCCCTGGCGGCCCGCGACCCGCTGGCGCTGAGCGACGAGGAGTCCTGGTGGAGCATGGTCTTCGACCGCCTGCTCGCCCCGACGCGCTGA
- a CDS encoding RNA polymerase sigma factor: MPVTDDGGPPGAGAVGEPARRAVAAVWRIESARIVGALARWTGDFALAEDVAQEALAEALVAWSRDGAPANPVGWLLTTARRRAIDAFRRRAALDERYALLAADVTGAAPDEPPWDPDRIDDDVLALVFTACHPVLSPEARVALTLRVVSGLSSEEIARAFLVPVPTVQARITRAKKTIAAARVPFELPPAEERRARLGAVLSVLYVVFTEGSTATAGEDLLRPDLAYEALRLARTLAALLPGEPEPHGLLALCELTAARFPARTGPDGEAVLLEDQDRTRWDRAAIRRGLAALGRATAAGRGLGPYGLQAAIAACHAVAPSVAETDWERVVLLYEALGRVAPSPVVELNRAVAVAMAGAPDEALALVDELLAADRLPGSHLLPSVRGELLARLGRTAEARAELELAARLCRNARERAVLLRKAAALG, encoded by the coding sequence ATGCCGGTGACCGACGACGGCGGCCCGCCGGGCGCGGGGGCGGTCGGCGAACCGGCCCGGCGGGCCGTCGCGGCGGTCTGGCGGATCGAGTCCGCCCGGATCGTGGGGGCGCTGGCCCGCTGGACGGGCGACTTCGCGCTGGCCGAGGACGTCGCCCAGGAGGCGCTGGCCGAGGCACTGGTGGCCTGGTCGCGCGACGGCGCGCCCGCGAACCCGGTGGGCTGGCTGCTGACGACCGCGCGGCGGCGGGCGATCGACGCCTTCCGCCGCCGCGCGGCGCTGGACGAGCGCTACGCCCTGCTCGCCGCGGACGTGACCGGGGCCGCCCCGGACGAACCGCCCTGGGACCCGGACCGGATCGACGACGACGTGCTGGCGCTGGTGTTCACCGCCTGCCACCCGGTGCTCTCGCCCGAGGCCCGGGTGGCGCTGACGCTGCGCGTGGTGAGCGGCCTGTCCAGCGAGGAGATCGCCCGCGCGTTCCTGGTGCCGGTGCCGACCGTGCAGGCCAGGATCACCCGGGCGAAGAAGACCATCGCCGCGGCCCGCGTCCCGTTCGAACTGCCGCCCGCCGAGGAGCGGCGGGCCCGGCTGGGCGCGGTGCTGAGCGTGCTGTACGTGGTGTTCACGGAGGGGTCGACGGCGACCGCGGGCGAGGACCTGCTGCGTCCGGACCTCGCCTACGAGGCGCTCCGGCTGGCCCGGACGCTGGCCGCGCTGCTGCCCGGCGAGCCCGAGCCGCACGGCCTGCTGGCGCTGTGCGAGCTGACGGCGGCGCGCTTCCCGGCCCGCACCGGGCCGGACGGGGAGGCGGTGCTGCTGGAGGACCAGGACCGCACCCGCTGGGACCGCGCGGCGATCCGGCGCGGCCTGGCGGCGCTCGGCCGGGCCACCGCGGCGGGGCGCGGCCTGGGCCCGTACGGGCTACAGGCGGCGATCGCGGCCTGCCACGCGGTGGCGCCCTCGGTGGCGGAGACCGACTGGGAGCGCGTCGTGCTGCTGTACGAGGCGCTGGGCCGGGTGGCGCCGTCCCCGGTGGTCGAGCTCAACCGGGCGGTGGCGGTCGCGATGGCGGGCGCCCCGGACGAGGCGCTGGCCCTGGTGGACGAACTGCTGGCCGCCGACCGGCTGCCCGGCTCCCACCTGCTGCCGAGCGTCCGCGGCGAGCTCCTCGCCCGGCTGGGCCGCACCGCCGAGGCCCGCGCCGAGCTCGAACTCGCCGCCCGCCTGTGCCGCAACGCCCGCGAACGCGCCGTCCTGCTCCGCAAGGCGGCCGCCCTGGGTTGA
- a CDS encoding AAA family ATPase gives MHPQLRPHARHDLTDRPAPARLAYPANDVLVVSGLPGSGKSTLMRRCARTAVIDSQHTRARFARALPGVPYALYRPLVRLAHYLRLRAAVRAGGPLVVHDCGTLPWVRRALARSTARQGRRLHLLLLDASPAQAADGQLRRGRRVSRYAFARHRRAWTALRALATADGPLPPGLASAVLLPRESAARLTAIEFTPAETPAPVPVPHPLPATRREPLPATAH, from the coding sequence GTGCACCCGCAGCTGCGCCCGCACGCCCGGCACGACCTGACCGACCGTCCCGCCCCGGCCCGACTGGCCTACCCGGCGAACGACGTGCTGGTGGTCTCCGGCCTGCCCGGCAGCGGCAAGAGCACCCTGATGCGGCGCTGCGCCCGCACCGCGGTGATCGACTCCCAGCACACCCGGGCCCGTTTCGCCCGCGCCCTGCCGGGCGTGCCGTACGCGCTCTACCGGCCGCTGGTGCGGCTCGCCCACTACCTGCGGCTGCGCGCGGCGGTACGGGCCGGCGGCCCGCTGGTCGTCCACGACTGCGGCACCCTGCCGTGGGTGCGCCGCGCCCTGGCCCGCAGCACCGCCCGCCAGGGCCGCCGCCTGCACCTGCTCCTGCTGGACGCCAGCCCCGCCCAGGCCGCCGACGGCCAGCTCCGCCGCGGCCGCCGGGTCTCCCGCTACGCCTTCGCCCGCCACCGCCGCGCCTGGACCGCCCTGCGCGCCCTGGCCACCGCCGACGGCCCCCTGCCCCCCGGCCTGGCCTCCGCCGTCCTGCTCCCCCGGGAGTCCGCCGCCCGCCTCACCGCGATCGAGTTCACCCCCGCCGAGACCCCCGCCCCCGTCCCCGTCCCCCACCCCCTCCCGGCCACCCGCCGCGAGCCGCTGCCCGCCACCGCCCACTGA
- a CDS encoding GAF domain-containing sensor histidine kinase produces MREEEPRSRIPQLRLDELLSELQARIDVARGTRDRVHSLLEAVLSVGRELELTQVLRRIVEAAAFLADAKYAALGIIGPDGDTLSQFITVGLSEEEIALIGPYPTGKGLLGELIRHPQPLRLEDLKQHPASTGCPAHHPEMRTFLGLPVRVRDEVFGNIYLTDKRGAAGFDDDDESVIATLAVAAGVAIDNARLYEEAQRRQRWLTATAEINRRLLSGSSRTQVVELIAQRACDISGAKLADVLTALPDGAGLRVELALGGDVNGRVGVEVALEGTLSGAACAAGFPVTSHDLADDPRFPGRVSRFEGLGPAVAVPLGRAEGHTEGVLLLVRGSGEAEFTEREIDPLLGFADQAALALELAERRRDAEQLAVLEDRDRIARDLHDLAIQRLFATGMTLQSASRFIDHPGASDRVLRAVGDLDETIKIIRSTIFGLRVREAGAGQGLRARAVHVVEEAQAALGFAPRLSMEGLLDTDVPPAVADHLVAVLGEALSNAARHAKAGRVEVTLQATGGQVALTVQDDGVGIPAQGRRSGLRNLEERARALGGNLTVAAPPAGGTLLNWTAPLGH; encoded by the coding sequence GTGCGCGAGGAGGAACCGCGGTCGCGGATTCCGCAGCTGAGGCTGGACGAGCTGCTGTCCGAACTGCAGGCCCGGATCGACGTGGCCCGGGGCACCCGGGACCGGGTGCACAGCCTGCTGGAGGCCGTCCTGTCGGTCGGTCGCGAGCTGGAGCTGACCCAGGTGCTGCGCCGGATCGTGGAGGCCGCGGCCTTCCTCGCCGATGCCAAGTACGCGGCGCTCGGCATCATCGGCCCCGACGGCGACACGCTCTCCCAGTTCATCACCGTCGGCCTGAGCGAGGAGGAGATCGCCCTGATCGGCCCCTACCCGACCGGGAAGGGCCTGCTCGGCGAACTCATCCGGCACCCGCAGCCGCTGCGCCTGGAGGACCTCAAGCAGCACCCGGCGTCCACCGGCTGCCCCGCCCACCACCCCGAGATGCGGACCTTCCTGGGCCTGCCGGTGCGGGTGCGCGACGAGGTGTTCGGCAACATCTACCTGACCGACAAGCGCGGCGCCGCCGGGTTCGACGACGACGACGAGTCGGTGATCGCCACCCTCGCGGTCGCGGCCGGGGTGGCCATCGACAACGCCCGGCTGTACGAGGAGGCGCAGCGCCGGCAGCGCTGGCTGACCGCCACCGCCGAGATCAACCGCCGTCTGCTGTCCGGCAGTTCGCGCACCCAGGTGGTGGAGCTGATCGCCCAGCGGGCCTGCGACATCTCCGGCGCGAAGCTGGCCGACGTGCTGACCGCGCTGCCCGACGGGGCCGGGCTGCGGGTCGAGTTGGCGCTCGGCGGGGACGTCAACGGGCGGGTCGGGGTGGAGGTGGCGCTGGAGGGCACCCTCTCCGGCGCGGCCTGCGCGGCGGGCTTCCCGGTGACCTCGCACGACCTGGCGGACGATCCGCGCTTCCCCGGCCGGGTGTCGCGGTTCGAGGGGCTGGGCCCGGCCGTCGCGGTGCCGCTGGGGCGGGCCGAGGGCCACACCGAGGGCGTGCTGCTGCTGGTGCGCGGCAGCGGCGAGGCCGAGTTCACCGAGCGCGAGATCGACCCGCTGCTGGGCTTCGCCGACCAGGCCGCGCTGGCCCTGGAGCTGGCCGAACGGCGGCGCGACGCCGAGCAGTTGGCCGTCCTGGAGGACCGCGACCGGATCGCCCGGGACTTGCACGACCTGGCCATCCAGCGGCTGTTCGCGACCGGCATGACGCTGCAGAGCGCGTCCCGGTTCATCGACCACCCCGGGGCGTCCGACCGGGTGCTGCGGGCCGTCGGCGACCTGGACGAGACCATCAAGATCATCCGATCGACGATCTTCGGGCTGCGGGTCCGCGAGGCCGGGGCCGGACAGGGCCTGCGGGCCCGGGCGGTGCACGTGGTCGAGGAGGCGCAGGCCGCCCTCGGCTTCGCGCCCCGGCTGAGCATGGAGGGCCTGCTCGACACCGACGTGCCGCCCGCCGTCGCCGACCACCTGGTCGCCGTCCTCGGCGAGGCGCTCAGCAACGCCGCCCGGCACGCGAAGGCCGGCCGGGTCGAGGTCACCCTGCAGGCGACCGGCGGCCAGGTCGCGCTCACCGTCCAGGACGACGGCGTCGGCATCCCCGCCCAGGGCCGCCGCAGCGGCCTGCGCAACCTGGAGGAACGCGCCCGCGCGCTCGGCGGCAACCTCACCGTCGCCGCCCCGCCCGCCGGTGGCACCCTGCTCAACTGGACCGCCCCGCTCGGCCACTGA
- a CDS encoding sensor histidine kinase, which translates to MRTWWRRLFPGPWRWWKVVREVLGGLLVCALSALLQAGDGGGWPSGLVVGASAGLYALRRGLPGPVLVVTAAGVGGPTGFLPVLVTAGYSVGYRLNRPWRAPAVLALGFLGTVGVGILQNRRDHFPLPVLLGLCVAGYLLVGVLPAVIGRYRAQRVALLDSLRERNEQLLRERVMIARQARLRERHRIAQDMHDSLGHQLALIAVHTGALEVDRTLNERQREAVGVLRQAATGAMRELREVVGLLREDTATAPGGVDAVERLVETSGAVGARIELRRQGDPRPLAAATGHAAYRIAQEGLTNAHKHAPGAPITLTVRYEPDALVVEVANGPGGDGAAAVSGGQGLTGLRERARLLGGMVHSGPLPGGGFRLAGMLPYTSEGARAAVPDDEELALLAGSSPEPEQRRRSPAAGCALGALGVLGVVAAVAVVGAIVFVSSLRDATVSMKLYDSIEVGQSEESVNERLPIGSDFLTGDFRKIGPPVPEGAHCRWFASDRDTGVDADQDVLRFCFADGLLVEKQHFHGRV; encoded by the coding sequence ATGCGGACGTGGTGGCGGCGGCTGTTCCCCGGGCCCTGGCGGTGGTGGAAGGTCGTCCGCGAGGTGCTGGGCGGCCTGCTGGTGTGCGCGCTGTCGGCGCTGTTGCAGGCCGGGGACGGCGGCGGGTGGCCCTCGGGGCTGGTGGTCGGCGCGAGCGCCGGGCTGTACGCGCTGCGGCGCGGGCTGCCCGGGCCGGTGCTCGTGGTGACGGCCGCCGGGGTGGGCGGGCCGACCGGGTTCCTGCCGGTGCTGGTCACCGCCGGGTACTCGGTGGGCTACCGGCTGAACCGGCCCTGGCGAGCCCCGGCGGTGCTGGCGCTCGGCTTCCTGGGCACCGTCGGCGTCGGCATCCTGCAGAACCGGCGCGACCACTTCCCGCTGCCCGTCCTGCTCGGCCTGTGCGTCGCCGGATACCTGCTGGTCGGCGTGCTGCCCGCCGTCATCGGCCGCTACCGGGCGCAGCGCGTCGCCCTGCTCGACAGCCTGCGCGAACGCAACGAGCAACTGCTTCGCGAACGCGTGATGATCGCCCGCCAGGCCCGGCTGCGCGAACGCCACCGGATCGCCCAGGACATGCACGACAGCCTGGGCCACCAACTCGCCCTGATCGCCGTGCACACCGGCGCCCTGGAAGTCGACCGCACCCTGAACGAACGGCAGCGCGAGGCCGTCGGCGTGCTGCGCCAGGCCGCCACCGGCGCCATGCGCGAACTGCGCGAGGTGGTCGGCCTGCTGCGCGAGGACACCGCCACCGCCCCCGGCGGCGTCGACGCCGTCGAGCGGCTGGTCGAGACCTCCGGCGCGGTCGGCGCCCGGATCGAACTGCGCCGGCAGGGCGACCCCCGTCCGCTGGCCGCCGCCACCGGCCACGCCGCGTACCGGATCGCCCAGGAGGGGCTGACCAACGCGCACAAGCACGCCCCCGGCGCGCCGATCACGCTGACCGTCCGGTACGAGCCCGACGCCCTGGTGGTGGAGGTGGCCAACGGCCCCGGCGGGGACGGCGCGGCGGCGGTCTCCGGCGGCCAGGGCCTGACCGGCCTGCGCGAACGGGCCAGGCTGCTGGGCGGGATGGTGCACAGCGGGCCGCTGCCCGGTGGCGGCTTCCGGCTGGCCGGGATGCTGCCCTACACCTCCGAGGGGGCCCGGGCCGCCGTCCCCGACGACGAGGAACTCGCCCTGCTCGCCGGTTCGTCGCCCGAACCGGAGCAGCGCCGCCGGAGCCCCGCGGCGGGCTGCGCGCTCGGTGCGCTCGGCGTGCTCGGCGTGGTGGCCGCGGTCGCCGTGGTCGGCGCCATCGTCTTCGTCAGCTCGCTGCGGGACGCCACCGTGTCGATGAAGCTGTACGACTCCATCGAGGTCGGCCAGAGCGAGGAGTCCGTCAACGAACGGCTACCGATCGGCAGCGACTTCCTGACCGGCGACTTCCGCAAGATCGGCCCGCCGGTGCCGGAGGGCGCGCACTGCCGCTGGTTCGCCAGCGACCGCGACACCGGCGTCGACGCCGACCAGGACGTGCTGCGGTTCTGCTTCGCGGACGGCCTGCTGGTGGAGAAGCAGCACTTCCATGGCAGGGTGTAG
- a CDS encoding YciI family protein — protein sequence MAKYMLIMRATDETLAKMVETPFEEMLETVGRFNEELIRAGVLIAAEGLDDASQGVVVDYDGEVPVVTDGPYGETKELFGGFYLIDVASKEEAVEWAKRLPALPGSKCEVRRVPSIDEFPQDNEWVALERAWRERTGQL from the coding sequence ATGGCGAAGTACATGCTGATCATGCGGGCGACGGACGAGACCCTGGCGAAGATGGTCGAGACGCCCTTCGAGGAGATGCTGGAGACGGTGGGCCGGTTCAACGAGGAGCTGATCCGGGCGGGCGTGCTGATCGCCGCCGAGGGCCTGGACGACGCGTCGCAGGGCGTGGTGGTCGACTACGACGGCGAGGTGCCGGTGGTCACCGACGGCCCGTACGGGGAGACCAAGGAGCTGTTCGGCGGGTTCTACCTGATCGACGTCGCCTCGAAGGAGGAGGCCGTGGAGTGGGCCAAGCGCCTGCCCGCACTGCCGGGGTCGAAGTGCGAGGTGCGCCGCGTCCCGTCGATCGACGAGTTCCCGCAGGACAACGAGTGGGTCGCCCTGGAGCGGGCCTGGCGCGAGCGGACCGGTCAGCTCTGA
- a CDS encoding RimK family alpha-L-glutamate ligase has product MTAARRPLRLALVAREPDHPLLAGARRLLQQEGHLTVGQDEPADVVLLKARDAQSLRRAERYEQAGVPVLNSAAATARCQDRDWMERTARAAGLPFAPTTGRGVLGELRWPGPVVVKSLRSRKADLVARADTPEHWRELAGRWPGEPVLTQRPVDGDGWDRKVWVVGGEVFAEQRRSELAPGAPERRPWTPDGRERALVLAAGPAFGLQVYGVDLLPGPDGPVAVDVNAFPGVRHQPGAPEALAALVLRTARR; this is encoded by the coding sequence GTGACGGCCGCCCGGCGGCCGCTGCGGCTCGCCCTGGTCGCCCGCGAACCGGACCACCCGCTGCTCGCCGGGGCGCGCCGACTCCTGCAGCAGGAAGGGCACCTGACGGTCGGTCAGGACGAGCCGGCGGACGTGGTGCTGCTCAAGGCGCGCGACGCGCAATCGCTGCGCCGGGCCGAGCGGTACGAGCAGGCGGGCGTCCCCGTGCTCAACTCCGCCGCCGCCACCGCCCGTTGCCAGGACCGGGACTGGATGGAGCGCACCGCCCGGGCCGCCGGACTGCCCTTCGCCCCCACCACCGGCCGCGGCGTCCTCGGCGAACTCCGCTGGCCCGGACCGGTGGTGGTGAAGAGCCTGCGCAGCCGCAAGGCGGACCTGGTGGCCCGGGCCGACACCCCCGAGCACTGGCGGGAGCTCGCCGGGCGGTGGCCCGGCGAACCGGTGCTCACCCAGCGGCCGGTGGACGGCGACGGCTGGGACCGCAAGGTGTGGGTGGTCGGCGGCGAGGTCTTCGCCGAGCAGCGCCGCTCCGAACTGGCGCCGGGCGCCCCCGAACGCCGCCCCTGGACGCCCGACGGCCGGGAGCGCGCCCTCGTCCTCGCCGCCGGACCCGCCTTCGGCCTCCAGGTGTACGGCGTCGACCTGCTGCCCGGCCCGGACGGCCCGGTCGCCGTCGACGTCAACGCCTTCCCCGGCGTCCGCCACCAGCCGGGCGCCCCCGAGGCGCTCGCCGCGCTCGTACTGCGCACCGCCCGCCGCTGA
- a CDS encoding response regulator transcription factor — MIRVLVADDEPLIRAGIRMILTSAEDIEVVGEAADGAQALRLAAELAADVLLLDIRMPVMDGLSALAELPRAAPGTRAIVLTTFGERENVLRAVTSGGAGFLLKDTAPGELIQAVRAAATGHAFLSPAAARHIVDSLADGPAAARGEQARRRLAVLTARERAVVDLLGEGLSNADTGTRLHMSEATVKTYVSRILAKLDCENRVQAALLARDAEL, encoded by the coding sequence GTGATCCGTGTGCTGGTGGCCGACGACGAGCCGCTGATCCGGGCGGGCATCCGGATGATCCTCACCTCGGCCGAGGACATCGAGGTGGTCGGCGAGGCCGCCGACGGCGCCCAGGCGCTCCGGCTGGCCGCCGAACTCGCCGCGGACGTCCTGCTGCTGGACATCCGGATGCCCGTCATGGACGGTCTGAGCGCGCTCGCCGAACTGCCCCGGGCCGCGCCCGGCACCCGGGCCATCGTGCTCACCACCTTCGGCGAACGCGAGAACGTCCTCCGGGCGGTCACCTCCGGCGGGGCCGGCTTCCTGCTCAAGGACACCGCCCCCGGCGAACTCATCCAGGCCGTCCGGGCCGCCGCCACCGGCCACGCCTTCCTCTCCCCGGCCGCCGCCCGGCACATCGTCGACAGCCTGGCCGACGGCCCGGCCGCCGCGCGCGGCGAACAGGCCAGACGGCGGCTGGCCGTGCTCACCGCCCGCGAACGCGCCGTGGTCGACCTGCTCGGCGAGGGACTGTCGAACGCCGACACCGGCACCCGGCTGCACATGAGCGAGGCGACGGTGAAGACCTACGTCAGCCGGATCCTCGCCAAGCTGGACTGCGAGAACCGGGTCCAGGCCGCCCTGCTGGCCCGCGATGCGGAACTCTGA
- a CDS encoding DUF5682 family protein produces the protein MRPAEAAARQAGALAGEPERLGDWLAGLFVLAREQLTGPTLDTVGDTSLFDALDSIVTGLPLPDFLRGLPALRQAFGYFPPRERERIAERLLARRGRTGSARGLLRTTADPTLLARAAALELAVTDLLDRYGLAPGDASDTAPDAAPSDTAPSDTAPHPAPDPAETPSTGPLPDEGLERWRLILGAPAERCTGGLDRLAAARDAALEWLYGRDPGAGRRGVRRSGGGSRSGGSEASRVTPVDWLEDVHRLFPKETVERLERDAVERYGIDEIVTDPEVLSRVEPSPALLRAVLRTKHLMNPELLSLARKLVEAVVRDLMSRLRPEVRRAFTGARAPGRSRFALARNFDFRSTVRANLAHYQPERRRLLIERPYFHTRTRRSLQQWQLVLLVDQSGSMAGSVIHSAVTAACLWNLPGLRTHLVAFDTSVVDLTEDVSDPVELLMRVQLGGGTDIARAVDYGAGLLDNPRRSIVVLVSDFYEGGDTGRLLRGVRRLVEQGATVLGLAALDEEADPVYDRELAGRLVGSGAHVGAMTPGELAAFVAEKVGR, from the coding sequence GTGCGGCCGGCCGAGGCGGCCGCCCGGCAGGCGGGGGCGCTGGCCGGGGAGCCGGAACGGCTGGGCGACTGGTTGGCGGGGCTGTTCGTGCTGGCCCGCGAGCAGTTGACCGGGCCGACCCTCGACACGGTCGGTGACACGTCACTGTTCGATGCGCTGGACTCGATCGTCACCGGCCTGCCGCTGCCCGACTTCCTGCGCGGACTGCCCGCGCTGCGGCAGGCGTTCGGCTACTTCCCGCCGCGCGAGCGGGAGCGGATCGCCGAACGCCTGCTGGCCCGGCGCGGCCGCACCGGTTCGGCCCGCGGCCTGCTGCGCACCACCGCCGACCCGACCCTGCTGGCCCGGGCCGCCGCCCTCGAACTCGCCGTCACCGACCTGCTGGACCGCTACGGCCTGGCCCCCGGCGACGCCTCCGACACCGCACCGGACGCCGCCCCGTCGGACACCGCCCCGTCGGACACCGCGCCGCACCCCGCCCCGGACCCCGCCGAAACACCCTCCACCGGCCCCCTCCCCGACGAGGGCCTGGAGCGCTGGCGGCTGATCCTCGGCGCGCCCGCCGAGCGCTGCACCGGCGGCCTCGACCGGCTCGCGGCCGCGCGGGACGCCGCCCTGGAGTGGCTGTACGGGCGCGACCCGGGCGCGGGCCGCCGCGGGGTGCGCCGAAGTGGCGGCGGCTCGCGCAGCGGCGGCAGCGAGGCGTCCCGGGTGACGCCGGTGGACTGGCTGGAGGACGTGCACCGGCTGTTCCCGAAGGAGACCGTGGAGCGGCTGGAGCGGGACGCGGTGGAGCGGTACGGCATCGACGAGATCGTCACCGATCCGGAGGTGCTGTCCCGGGTGGAGCCGAGCCCGGCACTGCTGCGCGCCGTGCTGCGCACCAAGCACCTGATGAACCCGGAACTCCTCTCCCTCGCACGGAAGTTGGTCGAGGCGGTGGTGCGCGACCTGATGTCCCGGCTGCGCCCCGAGGTGCGCCGGGCGTTCACCGGTGCGCGGGCGCCGGGCCGCAGCCGGTTCGCGCTGGCCCGGAACTTCGACTTCCGCTCCACCGTGCGGGCCAACCTGGCGCACTACCAGCCGGAGCGGCGGCGGCTGCTGATCGAGCGGCCGTACTTCCACACCCGGACGCGGCGCAGCCTGCAGCAGTGGCAACTCGTGCTGCTGGTCGACCAGTCGGGCTCGATGGCCGGGTCGGTGATCCACTCGGCGGTGACGGCGGCCTGCCTGTGGAACCTGCCGGGGCTGCGCACCCACCTGGTGGCGTTCGACACCTCGGTGGTGGACCTGACCGAGGACGTGTCGGACCCGGTCGAGCTGCTGATGCGGGTGCAGCTCGGCGGCGGCACCGACATCGCCCGGGCGGTGGACTACGGGGCCGGCCTGCTGGACAACCCGCGGCGCAGCATCGTGGTGCTGGTGTCGGACTTCTACGAGGGCGGCGACACCGGCCGACTGCTGCGCGGGGTGCGGAGATTGGTGGAGCAGGGCGCCACGGTGCTCGGGCTGGCGGCGTTGGACGAGGAGGCCGATCCGGTGTACGACCGCGAACTGGCGGGCCGGCTGGTCGGGTCGGGGGCGCACGTGGGGGCGATGACGCCGGGCGAGCTGGCGGCGTTCGTGGCCGAGAAGGTGGGCCGGTGA